Part of the Trueperaceae bacterium genome is shown below.
GCGCGGTTCCTGTCGCTGGTCGCTCCCGAGGATGGCACCATGACCCTTCACGTGGGCGGAGCGTACGGCGACCGCGAGGCGGCGCTGGAGAGGTTCGCGGTCAACTTCGAGAGGCTCTCCGAGCGCGCCCGGTCGCGGCTGGTGCTGGAGAACGACGACACCACCTTCGACGCCGAAGCCGTCATCGGACTGGCCGGCGTCATCCGTTGCCCGGTGGTCTTCGACTTCTTCCACCACCGTTGCCTCCGTCCCGTCGACGATTGGCGGCGCGGACTCCCGGAACTGGTGGAACGGGTGGTGGCGACCTGGCGGGGGATGACCCCCAAGTTCCACCTTTCTTCCCCGAGGGCCGCGGGAATCACCGCCCACGCCGACTACATCGCGCCGGACGATCTCATTACTACCCTGCGGATCATGGAGGAAGTGGGCGGCGACGACCGCTTCGACCTGATGCTGGAAGCGAAGGCGAAGGATGCCGCGGTGCTGGAAGCGATGGCGGGCCTGACACCCTACTGAAGGTTCAGGTCGTCAGCCTGGCGCCGATCAGGGGTTCCGGACCGGAGGTGGATACAAAAGGGGAGCCCGCCCAAACTGCCCTTATCATGTCCCGCATGGCTACCACTACCCTTCCCACCCGAGACCAACTCGATCCCCGATTCACCTGGAACATAGAGAGCCTCTATCCCGACGAACAGGCCTACCGCGACGAGTTCGAGATCGCCGAACGGGACATCGAGAAGCTGCGCAGCTACCGGGGCCGGCTGGGAGAGAGCTCCGCGACGTTGGCCGACTTCATGGACGAGTACTGGCGGATGGTTGCCCGGATCCAGAAGCTGGGACTATACGCGAACCTGCCGGTTTCGGTCGATCAGGGGAACCAGGAGGCGCGCGGGCGGGCGGGTCGGTTCCAGGGCCTGGCGGTGCGTTGGAGCACGGCCGTCGCCTTCGTCCAGCCCGAACTGCTCGAGATCGGGCACGACAGGCTGCAGGAGTTCATGCGCCAGGAGCAGCGCCTCGGCTACCTCGAGCGCTACTTCGAGAAGCTCGAGAAGAACCGCGCACACGTGCGTTCACAGGAGGTCGAAGACATCCTCGGCCGACTCAACGACCCCTTCGGCGCCATCGAGCGCGCCTACAACAGCCTCGCCAACGGTGAGATCGAGTTCGCGCCGGTGACGACCGAAGATGGCCCGAACAAAGGACAGGTGTACGAGGTGGGCCGCAGCAGCTACCCGCGGCTGCGCATGTCCACCGACCGCGAACTGCGCCGCAAGGCGTACGCCTCCTACAGCGACGGCTTCCTCTCCTATCGGAACACCTTCACCGATCTGTACCTGGGCCGGGTCAAGCAGAGCGTCTTCTGGTCGCGGGTGCGCGGTTACGAGAGCACGGTCGAGGAGCAGCTCGAACCGCGCGAGGTCCCGCGGGCGGTACTCGATGCGGTGGTGGAGACGTTCCGCAAGAACATCGGCGTTTGGCACCGTTACTGGGCGGCGCGACGCAAGATCCTGGGCGTGGATCGCCACGAGGAGTGGGACATCTTCGCTCCCCTCTCCCCGAACCCGCCAACCGTTCCCTACCGGCAGGCGATCGACTGGATAGTCGAGGGGATGAAGCCGCTGGGCGAGGAGTACGTCGAGCCGATGCGCCGCGGCTTGCTGGAAGAGCGCTGGACCGACGTCTACCCGAACCGGGGCAAGCGCGACGGCGCTTTCGCCGCTCGCGCCTACGAGTCGCAGCCGTTCATCATGATGAGCTACCACGACGACCTCGAGAGCGTCTCGACCCTGGCTCATGAGCTCGGTCACGCGGTCCACGGGGTGCTGCTGGGCGAGGCTCAGCCCCTCCCCTACGCCAACTACTCGATGATGATGGCCGAGACGGCTTCGAACTTCAATCAGGCGCTGGTGCGCGGCTACCTGCTCGAGCAGCTCAGCGACGAAGACTCGCGGCTGGCGGTCCTCGACGAAGCGTTCTACAACTTCCACCGCTACTTCTTCATCATGCCCACGCTGGTTCGTTTCGAGCTCGCGGTTCACGAGGCGGTCGAGCGGGGAGAGGGCCTCACCGCCAACCGCCTAGGCGAGATCATGCAGGGGCTCTTCCAGGAGGGTTACGGCGACGAGATCGCCACGAGCGAGCGCACCGGCATCACCTGGGCGCAGTTCGGCCACCTGTACGTGCCCTTCTACACCTTCCAGTACGCCGCGGGGATCGCGGCGGCGGCCGCTCTGGCCGAGGATGTCCGTTCCGGCCGGCCCGGCGCCGTCGAGCGCTATCTCACCTTCCTGCGGGCCGGCAGTTCGGTGCCACCCGTCGACGCCCTCCGAGCAGCTGGGGTGGACATGACCACCGCCGCTCCTATCGAACGGGCGTTCGGTCAGCTCGAGGGGTATGTCGCTCAACTCGAGGAGTTGGCTGCGAAACGGTAGGACCTCCCGAAGGGGATTGGGCCCGCCGCGGCGCTAGATAGTGCCCGCGGGCCGAACATGGTCGTGCAGTAACATTGCCCCTGAACCATGGCCCATAGACGCCTGCGCCGCCGACGCCGACTGCTGACCGAGCGACTGATACGCCGTTTCAACATCCGCGAGTCTCGCGAAACGACGTCTCTCATCGCGTCGGCCATCCTCATAGGACTGTTGGCCGGGCTCGCGGCCGTGGGCTTCGACCGGGTCGTGCACTTCTCCGAAGTGTGGATCCGGAACCTGGTAACCGCCGAGGGCACGGTACTGGGAACGGTCACCGCCCTGCTGATCCCGGCGATCGGGGCGCTGCTCGTCACGCCGATAGTCCTGTACTGGGCTCCTGATGTCCGTGGCTCGGGCGTTCCCAACGTGATGTTCGCCGTCTCCAACCTCGGTGGCAGGCTGGCCAAGAGGATTGTCTTCTGGCGGCCGGTCGCGTCGGCCATTGCGATCGGGACGGGAGCTCCGCTAGGCACAGAGGGTCCCGTGGTCCAGCTGACGGCTGCCATCGCATCGGCGACCGGCGGTTTCATGCGCTTGAACGACTCGCGGCGACGCAACCTGCTGGCCGTCGCTGCCGCCGGCGGCATATCCGCGACCTTCAATGCCCCGATCGCAGGTATGCTCTTCGCCCTCGAGGTCATCCTCGGTCAGTTCGGTAGCCGCTACGTCGCGTCGGTCGTCATCGGCTCCGTCACCGCCTCGGTGGTATCGAGGCGATTCCTGGGTCCCGATCCGGCCTTCTCGGTCAGGAACTACACACTGGGTAGCCCCTGGGAGCTGCCCCTCTACCTGGCCCTGTCGGTGCTCGCCGGATTCGTGGGGGTCGGATTGGTCAAGGCGATGGCCGCTTCGGACGACCTCTTCGATAGGCTGAGAGTTCGTCCCTGGCTGCGGCCGCTGAGCGGCGGCCTGGCCGTCGGCCTGTTGGGCCTGCTGGTGCCGCAGATCCTGGGGCGCGGCTACGAGGTGACCGGGTCCATCCTGAGAGGCGAAGCTACCGGCATCGGGCTCCTGCTGGCGATAGTGATCGCCAAGACCCTCGCCACCAGCGTCGCTCTCGCTGCCTGGCTTCCGGGCGGCGTGTTCGCGCCACTGCTGATGATCGGTGCGTCATTCGGGGGAGCGTTCGGTACAGTCGCCGCCGGCCAGTTCCCCGGGCTCGAGCTCGAACCGGGCGCCTTCGCGCTGGTCGGTATGTCGGCGGTCTTCTCCGCTGCCGAGAGGGCTCCGATGAGCACCATTCTGCTCGTCTTCGAGATGTCCGGGGATTACCAGCTGATCCTTCCGCTCCTTCTGGCCACGGTAGTTTCGATGCTGGTGTCCGAACTGATCCAGTCGGAGTCGATCTATCACGTGATGTTGTCGCGACGCGGCCTGAGCCTACAGCGTCACCGCGCCTTCGACCTCCTGCAGACGGTGCAGGTCAGAGAGGTCATGGTGGACGAGGCCCCGGCGATGCCTGCCAGCGCCTCACTCGCTGAAGCGGAGGAGTTGATGGCAACGGGCGGCGGAGAGGCTTTCGTTCTCCTCGAACCGGGCGGCGGCAGGAAAGTCATGGGCGTAGTGAGTCGCGGAGATCTGGAGAAAGCACGCCAGGCAGGACTCGAGGACACTACTCCGCTCGTCAAGATCGGGACCCGAGCTGTCCAGGTGGCTCAGGCCGACGACCCGATCAGCGAGGCGCTGGAACGGATGGCCGAGCACGGTCACAACCGTTTGCCAGTGGTGGACTCGCGGGACCGGATGACACTGTTAGGGATGGTCCGGCAAGGCGATGTTGCTCGCGCCTACTACCGGGCAGTCCAACGGGAGAGATCGGTCGAGCATGCTGGGGAACGGCGTCGCCTAAGAGACCTAACCGGTCAGGAGATCGTCGAACTACGCATACCGAGCGACAGCCCCCTCGCCGGCAAGACCCTGCGTGAGGCCGGACTTCCGCCGTGGTGCGTGATCGTGGCGATCCGCCGGCGCGGTAGCACCCACTTCCCGCACGGTAATACTCGCCTTCTATCGGGGGACAGCGTCGTGGCGAACGTGGCACCCGGAAGGGCTGCCGAGTTCAGGAAACGGTTCGAAAGCAGGGCGGGCTAGGAAACCCTCGGTACACAGGGTGCAGTCGAAAGACCCGTGGCTGCTCAGCCGGCCCAGGCACTTCGGCCTCAGCTGCCGGAACTCCCGCCGGCGCCCTGGTGGGCGACGTCTCCCGACTGCCGTCCCTCGAGGGTTCTCTTGCCGGCCCTGTTGTCGTCGGCGAACCAGCGCAGGAAGAGAACTATCACCGGGATACCGAAGGCCACGAAGCTGGCTATCTTCATGATCACTCCACCCAGCTGCTGATCGCCCAATACCGAGATCGGCGCGATCCTCGCGGCTTCGGAGTAGGTCGGGTAGAAGGGTTGCTGAGCGAAGGTGAGGATGGCTCCCACGAACAGCTGACCCAGCGGCAGCGCCGCCAGGTAGATTATCTGCGTCCCGTAGCCTGCCCTCGGCAGTTCCGGAACCCTGCTCATCACCGGCCACCAGACCATGAGGGCAAGGATCAGGAAGATGACGTGCTGGAAGTGGTGGATGAACGGGTTCACCAGCGCCGGCCCGTAGACCATCGGAAGGTGCCAGAGACTGAAGCCGAGGGTGAAGGCGGTGAAGGCGACGACGGGTCTGGTGATCGTGTAGAGCAGAGGCCCGAATATCTCGTGGCGGGCCAGCGGCCGCACCATCCAGACCGGGGTGCCGGCGATCAGCAGCGGTGCGACCACGTAGGAGAGGAGCAGGTGCTGCGCCATGTGGGCGCTGAACAGGTACCGCTCCGAGAGGTCGTGAAGTGGCGACGCCTCGGCCAGGAAGGTGACGACGAGGCCGCTGGCGAAGAGCGCGACCTGGAGCCTCGACGGTTTGGCGCTGTCGGGCACACGGGTTCGCAGCGGCCCCGCCAGCAGCCAGTACGCCACGGCTGCGGTCAGCAAGGTGCCGATGAGGACCGGATCGAAGATCCACGGGATGGTGTTGACCGCAGCTAGCCCTTGCATCGGGTGGAGATCGGGCGTCACCCAGGAAGTCTACCAACCGCGGCCAGGAACGCCCGTCGCCGGCACTCTGATCCGATGCGCTGAACCAGGACGGGGGGCGAACACTGGGCTCGCCCCCCGCTCCCGGACTTTCGGGCGGAGGCGGTCGTACCGCCTCCTCGGCTGATTACTGCTGCCCGTTGGCAGGCTCGTCGGCGGGAGCCTGCTCCTCTGCAGGCGCTTCCTCCTCGGCAGGCTGCTCTTCAGCAGGCTGCTCTTCAGCAGGCTGCTCTACGGCAGGCTCCTCCTCGGCGGGCGCTTCCTCCTCGGCGGGCTGCTCCTCGGCGGGCTGCTCCTGCGCCTCGCCACCGCCGGCTACATCCTCGACCTCCTCGACCTCGGCGTCTACCTCCTGGGTCTCGGCTCCGACGACGTCGTAGACCGGCACGAACGTGACGGCCTGGGAGACGTTCACCTCGACCGCCGAGGTGGCGATCTGAGCACCGGTCAGAGCTCCCTCGACCTCGTAGCCCGTCTCGAGCGTCCCGGCTATCACGTAGACCCCAGGCGCAAGATCACTGGCGGTGAAGGTACCCGTGAACTCCTGAGAATAGTTGTTGGGGCCGGTGACGACGAAGCGCGTATCCTCGTTCTCCGTCTGGACCGTCACCTCACCGAACTCGGCGTCCTCGATGGTCGCCTCTTCCTGTGCCTGGAAGGCATTGTCCGGGTAGGCGTTGGCTTCGGCCGGCTCGAATGCGCCCTCGTCGAACGCGGCCAGCTCCTCGAGAGTGGCCTGGACGCCAACGATCTCGCCCGACTTGACCTCGACCAGCGTGTGGGCGACCTGGAGGTTGTCGTCGGTCGCGGCGATCGAGTAGACGCCGGGCAGGAGACCATCGACGACCGTAGGCTCGTCATCGGCGGCGTCTACCTCCACGCGCTGGTAGTAACCGTTCGGACCGACGATGTCCACGTTCGCCGACTGATCGTCGGGGGTGGCTATGTCGAGAGAGATGGCGCCCGTGAGGACTTCGACCTCGATCGTCTGGGCCTGCGCCTCTTCGTAAGGCTGCGACTCGGCTACCTGGATCTCGCCGAGCGGGGCGACTTCCTCGCCCTGGATCTCTATCGTCCGGGTCTCGGGCTGCTCAGCGGCGCCTCCGCCTGCGGCCTCCTCGACCGGCTCCTCAGCCGGCTGCTCCTGCGCCGGTTCCTGAGCCGGCTGCTCCTGGTCAGGCTGCTGTGCGGGTTGCTCCTGCGCGGGTTGCTCCTGCGCAGGCTGCTCCTGTGCCGGTTGCTCCTGGTCCTGAGCGACTGCGATGCCGAATCCGAGCAACGCCGTCACCAGAAGCCAGGTAACTGTTCTCTTTATCGATTTCATCTATCCCCCCTCGAATAGTGAATTTTCTTCCGAGGAAAGGCTAGGCCGCGATGGTCCCAGCCTCTGTAAGCTGATTCTGCTACTCCTCACAT
Proteins encoded:
- the uvsE gene encoding UV DNA damage repair endonuclease UvsE; translation: MKLRSLGYVGQNLATGLTTGRTLRLANLSEQRVAEVAEKNLQDLRAILEWNVRHDILCFRIGSSVIPFASHPGFTLDWSARFERELEGIRRYAAKHRLRLSMHPGQYTVLNSPSDRVVANSIVELEYHARFLSLVAPEDGTMTLHVGGAYGDREAALERFAVNFERLSERARSRLVLENDDTTFDAEAVIGLAGVIRCPVVFDFFHHRCLRPVDDWRRGLPELVERVVATWRGMTPKFHLSSPRAAGITAHADYIAPDDLITTLRIMEEVGGDDRFDLMLEAKAKDAAVLEAMAGLTPY
- the pepF gene encoding oligoendopeptidase F; the encoded protein is MATTTLPTRDQLDPRFTWNIESLYPDEQAYRDEFEIAERDIEKLRSYRGRLGESSATLADFMDEYWRMVARIQKLGLYANLPVSVDQGNQEARGRAGRFQGLAVRWSTAVAFVQPELLEIGHDRLQEFMRQEQRLGYLERYFEKLEKNRAHVRSQEVEDILGRLNDPFGAIERAYNSLANGEIEFAPVTTEDGPNKGQVYEVGRSSYPRLRMSTDRELRRKAYASYSDGFLSYRNTFTDLYLGRVKQSVFWSRVRGYESTVEEQLEPREVPRAVLDAVVETFRKNIGVWHRYWAARRKILGVDRHEEWDIFAPLSPNPPTVPYRQAIDWIVEGMKPLGEEYVEPMRRGLLEERWTDVYPNRGKRDGAFAARAYESQPFIMMSYHDDLESVSTLAHELGHAVHGVLLGEAQPLPYANYSMMMAETASNFNQALVRGYLLEQLSDEDSRLAVLDEAFYNFHRYFFIMPTLVRFELAVHEAVERGEGLTANRLGEIMQGLFQEGYGDEIATSERTGITWAQFGHLYVPFYTFQYAAGIAAAAALAEDVRSGRPGAVERYLTFLRAGSSVPPVDALRAAGVDMTTAAPIERAFGQLEGYVAQLEELAAKR
- a CDS encoding chloride channel protein, whose protein sequence is MAHRRLRRRRRLLTERLIRRFNIRESRETTSLIASAILIGLLAGLAAVGFDRVVHFSEVWIRNLVTAEGTVLGTVTALLIPAIGALLVTPIVLYWAPDVRGSGVPNVMFAVSNLGGRLAKRIVFWRPVASAIAIGTGAPLGTEGPVVQLTAAIASATGGFMRLNDSRRRNLLAVAAAGGISATFNAPIAGMLFALEVILGQFGSRYVASVVIGSVTASVVSRRFLGPDPAFSVRNYTLGSPWELPLYLALSVLAGFVGVGLVKAMAASDDLFDRLRVRPWLRPLSGGLAVGLLGLLVPQILGRGYEVTGSILRGEATGIGLLLAIVIAKTLATSVALAAWLPGGVFAPLLMIGASFGGAFGTVAAGQFPGLELEPGAFALVGMSAVFSAAERAPMSTILLVFEMSGDYQLILPLLLATVVSMLVSELIQSESIYHVMLSRRGLSLQRHRAFDLLQTVQVREVMVDEAPAMPASASLAEAEELMATGGGEAFVLLEPGGGRKVMGVVSRGDLEKARQAGLEDTTPLVKIGTRAVQVAQADDPISEALERMAEHGHNRLPVVDSRDRMTLLGMVRQGDVARAYYRAVQRERSVEHAGERRRLRDLTGQEIVELRIPSDSPLAGKTLREAGLPPWCVIVAIRRRGSTHFPHGNTRLLSGDSVVANVAPGRAAEFRKRFESRAG
- a CDS encoding cytochrome c oxidase assembly protein codes for the protein MTPDLHPMQGLAAVNTIPWIFDPVLIGTLLTAAVAYWLLAGPLRTRVPDSAKPSRLQVALFASGLVVTFLAEASPLHDLSERYLFSAHMAQHLLLSYVVAPLLIAGTPVWMVRPLARHEIFGPLLYTITRPVVAFTAFTLGFSLWHLPMVYGPALVNPFIHHFQHVIFLILALMVWWPVMSRVPELPRAGYGTQIIYLAALPLGQLFVGAILTFAQQPFYPTYSEAARIAPISVLGDQQLGGVIMKIASFVAFGIPVIVLFLRWFADDNRAGKRTLEGRQSGDVAHQGAGGSSGS